One window of Desulfovibrio subterraneus genomic DNA carries:
- the argH gene encoding argininosuccinate lyase — translation MAEKKMWGGRFRQKTAALVEEYTQSVSYDRLMYRQDIAGSKAHARMLARQGVISQDDADKIVSGLAQIQEEIESGNFVWRREMEDVHMNIESRLSELVGDAGKRLHTGRSRNDQVALDFRLYVSDAIREWQEQIRAVIAELVKQAEHHVDTLLPGCTHMQPAQPVSLGHHLLAYAWMLRRDYDRIADCDKRTRVCPLGAAALAGTTYPLDPASVAEELGMFGTFRNSMDAVSDRDFALESMFCGSLIMAHLSRFCEELIIWANPNFGYIYLPDAYATGSSIMPQKKNPDVAEIMRGKVGRVYGALTTLLTTVKGLPMTYNRDLQEDKEPFMDADKTVSNSLALMAGMLSELRFNTQRMAMVMRSGFLNATELADYLVGKGVPFREAHHITGAAVALAEDKGKALEDLSLDEFRSVSELITDDVYTVLAYETAVARRKTQGGTGPDSVRAQLAELAAWLA, via the coding sequence ATGGCAGAAAAGAAGATGTGGGGCGGACGCTTCCGCCAGAAGACAGCGGCCCTTGTGGAAGAGTATACCCAGTCCGTGTCCTACGACAGGCTGATGTACCGTCAGGATATTGCAGGCTCCAAGGCGCACGCGCGCATGCTGGCACGGCAGGGCGTTATCTCGCAGGATGATGCGGACAAGATCGTCTCCGGTCTTGCGCAGATTCAGGAAGAGATCGAGTCCGGCAATTTTGTCTGGCGCAGGGAAATGGAAGACGTGCACATGAACATCGAGAGCCGTCTTTCCGAACTGGTGGGCGATGCGGGCAAGCGCCTGCACACCGGCCGCTCCCGTAACGATCAGGTAGCTCTGGATTTCCGCCTGTACGTGTCCGACGCCATCCGCGAATGGCAGGAACAGATTCGCGCCGTCATTGCCGAACTCGTCAAACAGGCCGAACACCATGTCGATACCCTGCTGCCCGGTTGCACCCACATGCAGCCCGCACAGCCCGTATCGCTGGGCCACCATCTTCTGGCATATGCATGGATGCTGCGCAGGGATTATGACCGTATCGCGGATTGCGATAAGCGCACACGTGTGTGCCCGCTGGGAGCAGCCGCACTTGCCGGTACCACCTATCCTCTCGATCCTGCCTCCGTGGCTGAAGAGCTCGGCATGTTCGGCACCTTCCGCAACTCCATGGACGCCGTTTCCGACCGCGACTTTGCGCTGGAATCCATGTTCTGCGGTTCTCTGATCATGGCGCATCTTTCCCGATTCTGCGAAGAGCTGATCATCTGGGCCAACCCCAACTTCGGCTACATCTACCTGCCCGATGCCTATGCTACAGGTTCCAGCATCATGCCGCAGAAGAAGAACCCCGACGTTGCCGAGATCATGCGCGGCAAGGTTGGGCGTGTGTATGGTGCGCTGACAACCCTGCTCACCACGGTGAAGGGGCTGCCCATGACCTACAACCGGGACCTGCAGGAAGACAAGGAACCGTTCATGGATGCGGACAAGACCGTATCCAACTCGCTGGCACTCATGGCGGGCATGCTCTCCGAACTGCGGTTCAATACGCAGCGCATGGCCATGGTGATGCGTTCCGGCTTCCTGAACGCCACCGAGCTTGCCGATTACCTTGTGGGCAAGGGGGTTCCCTTCCGTGAGGCCCACCATATTACCGGTGCGGCTGTGGCGCTTGCCGAAGACAAGGGCAAGGCTCTGGAAGATTTGAGTCTTGATGAATTCCGCTCTGTTTCCGAACTTATCACGGACGATGTATACACTGTTCTTGCCTATGAAACTGCCGTTGCACGCCGCAAGACGCAGGGTGGCACAGGGCCTGATTCAGTAAGGGCCCAACTGGCCGAGCTGGCCGCATGGCTGGCATAG
- a CDS encoding argininosuccinate synthase, protein MSKDIKKVVLAYSGGLDTSVILKWIALTYNCEVVTLTADLGQEEDLDGVDAKALATGASRAYVEDLREEFARDFIFPMMRANAVYEGRYLLGTSIARPLIAKRLVEIAHEEGAQAIAHGATGKGNDQVRFELAAMALDPKLKMIAPWREWNFRSRTDLTNFASQHGIPLPVAASRKLYSMDRNMLHCSFEGGELEDPWNEPLEGSYIMAVPVEQAPDTPEYIELEYLHGDPVALNGEKLSPAAMLKALNTLGGKHGIGRLDMVENRFVGIKSRGVYETPGGTIMHIAHRDLEGICLDRESMHLRDSLITRYSECVYNGFWFAPEREALQKLIDETQRNVTGTVRVKLYKGNVVPVGRKSPFSLYRADLATFEEDEVYNQADAAGFIRLQGLRLLGYKK, encoded by the coding sequence ATGAGCAAGGATATCAAAAAGGTCGTGCTCGCCTATTCCGGCGGGCTTGATACGTCTGTGATCCTCAAGTGGATCGCCCTTACCTACAACTGCGAAGTGGTCACCCTTACCGCCGACCTTGGTCAGGAAGAGGACCTTGACGGCGTGGATGCAAAGGCCCTTGCCACCGGTGCCAGCCGCGCCTACGTGGAAGACCTGCGTGAAGAATTTGCACGCGATTTCATTTTCCCCATGATGCGCGCCAACGCCGTGTACGAAGGCCGCTATCTGCTGGGTACCTCCATTGCCCGTCCGCTCATTGCCAAGCGCCTTGTGGAAATTGCCCATGAGGAAGGCGCACAGGCCATTGCCCACGGTGCCACCGGCAAGGGGAATGACCAGGTGCGTTTCGAACTGGCAGCCATGGCCCTTGATCCCAAGCTGAAGATGATCGCCCCGTGGCGTGAATGGAACTTCCGTTCGCGTACCGACCTGACCAATTTTGCCTCGCAGCACGGCATTCCGCTGCCTGTTGCCGCTTCCCGCAAGCTCTACAGCATGGACCGCAACATGCTGCACTGCTCCTTCGAAGGCGGCGAACTGGAAGATCCGTGGAACGAACCGCTGGAAGGCTCCTACATCATGGCTGTGCCGGTTGAGCAGGCTCCCGACACTCCCGAATACATCGAGCTTGAATACCTGCATGGCGACCCCGTTGCACTGAACGGCGAAAAACTCAGCCCCGCAGCCATGCTGAAGGCGCTGAACACGCTGGGCGGCAAGCACGGCATCGGCCGTCTGGACATGGTTGAGAACCGTTTCGTGGGCATCAAGTCCCGCGGCGTGTACGAAACTCCCGGCGGCACCATCATGCACATTGCTCATCGCGACCTTGAAGGCATCTGCCTCGACCGCGAATCCATGCACCTGCGCGATTCCCTGATTACCCGTTACTCCGAGTGCGTGTACAACGGGTTCTGGTTCGCGCCCGAGCGTGAAGCGCTGCAGAAGCTCATTGACGAAACCCAGAGAAACGTGACCGGCACCGTGCGTGTGAAGCTCTACAAGGGCAACGTTGTTCCCGTGGGCCGCAAGTCGCCGTTCTCTCTGTACCGTGCAGACCTCGCCACCTTTGAAGAAGATGAGGTCTACAACCAGGCGGACGCAGCCGGCTTCATCCGTCTGCAGGGCCTGCGCCTGCTCGGATACAAGAAGTAG
- the argF gene encoding ornithine carbamoyltransferase, producing MTKHFTRIRDLGCENARRLIARAKEMKDTNHRSDLMAGKSAILLFEKASTRTRVSFETALHHLGAKTIFMTPAESQLGRSEPLRDTARVLSRYNDCMIVRTFGQEKIDELVRFGSIPVVNALTDQGHPCQVMSDLLTMYEHTPDFSTIRVAWIGDGNNMANSWIEAAMYFPFELFMAFPEGYEPDRNLLGLALQAGAKIFCTHDPKEAIEGAHYVNTDVWASMGQEAEQARREKAFAGYMIDSNMMKYAAKGAKFMHCLPAHRGEEVSEEVFESEASIVFDQAENRLHMQKAILEWIFS from the coding sequence ATGACAAAGCATTTCACGAGAATCAGAGATCTGGGCTGTGAAAACGCGCGCAGGCTGATTGCCCGCGCCAAGGAAATGAAGGATACGAATCATCGCAGCGACCTGATGGCAGGCAAGTCTGCCATTCTGTTGTTCGAGAAAGCCTCCACGCGAACCCGGGTATCGTTTGAGACGGCTCTGCACCACCTTGGTGCGAAGACCATTTTCATGACTCCCGCTGAAAGCCAGCTGGGCCGCAGCGAGCCGCTTCGCGATACCGCCCGCGTTCTTTCCCGCTACAACGACTGCATGATTGTGCGTACTTTCGGGCAGGAGAAGATCGACGAGCTGGTGCGCTTCGGCAGCATTCCGGTGGTCAACGCCCTGACCGATCAGGGACACCCCTGTCAGGTCATGAGCGACCTGCTCACCATGTATGAGCATACCCCCGATTTCAGCACCATCCGCGTGGCATGGATAGGTGACGGCAATAACATGGCCAACTCGTGGATCGAAGCTGCCATGTACTTCCCCTTCGAGCTGTTCATGGCCTTCCCCGAAGGCTACGAGCCCGACAGAAACCTGCTCGGCCTTGCCCTGCAGGCCGGTGCCAAGATTTTCTGCACCCACGACCCCAAGGAAGCCATTGAAGGCGCGCACTACGTCAATACCGACGTGTGGGCATCCATGGGACAGGAAGCAGAGCAGGCCCGCCGCGAAAAGGCCTTTGCCGGATACATGATCGACAGCAATATGATGAAGTACGCCGCAAAGGGTGCCAAGTTCATGCACTGCCTGCCCGCGCATCGCGGCGAGGAAGTGAGCGAGGAAGTGTTTGAGAGCGAGGCTTCCATAGTTTTCGATCAGGCGGAAAACCGCCTGCACATGCAGAAAGCCATTCTTGAGTGGATTTTTTCGTAG
- a CDS encoding glycosyltransferase family 4 protein, with product MAAMQQSSRPPVALFIKTFSRYGGVEQFCYRFNEFLISRGYQVTVFCGEDKTEEAAAGKPRPEVVEVGMWRPGRFLKHLSLYHKMKSRRARLPKGTVSMCFGNFAGCTIYRSGGPHLDFLGRSIRAQRNPLRRLSKMAVRFFSPINWLMPMLDLSVYPHPDTRCILAISNKVRQAVEAYFPGTKGRIAVIPNGVNTTRFNPARFAELRQDARIWYSLHEGQKAIGFCSTNFELKGLDRLIKTLTLLPPEYMLVAAGGRNHTKYIEYARSLGVHERIIFPGKVDDMPKFYAALDVFCHPSFYDTFGSVVAEALAMGVPTVTTEDVGACDLIKNGENGVVVKNPTPEELSRAILVLRSVNAGQNFNCVQDDTAVFERYLQLIERAAAGKKPAPARPDK from the coding sequence ATGGCAGCCATGCAACAATCCTCCCGCCCGCCTGTGGCACTCTTCATCAAGACCTTCTCCCGCTACGGCGGCGTGGAGCAGTTCTGCTACCGCTTCAATGAGTTTCTCATCAGCAGGGGCTATCAGGTCACCGTGTTCTGCGGTGAGGATAAAACCGAGGAAGCTGCGGCAGGCAAGCCGCGCCCCGAGGTTGTGGAAGTGGGCATGTGGCGGCCGGGGCGTTTTCTCAAGCACCTCAGCCTGTACCACAAGATGAAATCGCGCCGTGCAAGGCTGCCCAAGGGTACCGTCTCCATGTGCTTCGGCAATTTTGCAGGTTGTACCATCTACCGCTCCGGCGGGCCGCATCTCGATTTTCTCGGCCGAAGCATCCGCGCCCAGCGCAACCCGCTGCGCAGACTTTCCAAAATGGCCGTGCGGTTCTTCTCGCCCATAAACTGGCTCATGCCCATGCTCGACCTTTCCGTGTATCCGCATCCGGATACACGCTGCATTCTGGCCATATCCAACAAGGTACGGCAGGCAGTGGAAGCCTATTTTCCCGGCACCAAGGGACGCATTGCCGTCATTCCCAACGGCGTGAACACGACGCGGTTCAATCCTGCACGATTCGCGGAACTGCGGCAGGATGCGCGCATATGGTACTCCCTGCACGAAGGGCAGAAAGCCATCGGGTTCTGCTCCACCAATTTCGAGCTCAAGGGGCTGGACCGTCTCATCAAGACGCTCACCCTGCTCCCGCCGGAATATATGCTGGTCGCAGCCGGTGGCCGCAACCACACAAAATACATCGAATATGCCCGCTCGCTGGGTGTGCACGAGCGCATCATCTTTCCCGGCAAGGTGGACGACATGCCCAAGTTCTATGCCGCGCTTGATGTCTTCTGCCATCCTTCCTTCTACGACACCTTCGGCAGCGTGGTTGCGGAAGCTCTGGCCATGGGCGTGCCCACCGTCACCACCGAGGATGTAGGTGCCTGCGACCTCATCAAGAACGGCGAAAACGGCGTTGTGGTCAAAAACCCCACGCCCGAGGAACTCAGCAGGGCCATTCTGGTCTTGCGCAGCGTGAATGCAGGCCAGAATTTCAATTGCGTGCAGGATGATACAGCCGTGTTTGAACGGTACCTCCAACTCATTGAACGGGCCGCTGCAGGCAAGAAACCTGCTCCCGCCCGGCCTGACAAATAG
- a CDS encoding glycosyltransferase family 2 protein, producing the protein MSQSVNDVSILIPAYKPEWFAQSLDSCLAQTAKVREILVSDDCPTDEIQRILASRLSDPRIRYIRNTPSLGLAANYLQLAREAKGRWFKFFDDDDIMHPDCVERLMQHADDSVSLVIGGCRLLHEDGSITEKREPLPAFTGGTTYFLNTYPRVPLTLFSRMLIRGDVLHDLLTEQIPARMISLDELVGLRACLKGGVAYEPTLVCDHRNYPGGYSRTVDTEVLLADAAYVTNPHECALRMGLAPRPVLDKWHATMVRKYARGVITKYLQVQDHAGLFTFLARLRERFGLLAIGSAASPRLIARFFKNLFR; encoded by the coding sequence ATGTCCCAGTCAGTGAACGATGTTTCCATACTCATTCCGGCCTACAAACCGGAATGGTTCGCCCAGAGTCTGGACAGCTGCCTTGCCCAGACCGCAAAGGTGCGGGAAATACTCGTTTCCGACGACTGCCCCACAGACGAGATACAGCGCATACTCGCCTCTCGCCTGAGCGACCCGAGAATACGGTATATCAGAAACACCCCTTCGCTGGGACTTGCCGCCAACTATCTGCAACTGGCGCGTGAGGCCAAGGGCCGCTGGTTCAAGTTCTTCGATGACGACGACATCATGCATCCTGACTGCGTTGAGCGGCTCATGCAACATGCGGATGATTCCGTCAGCCTTGTTATTGGCGGCTGCCGCCTGCTGCACGAAGACGGCAGCATTACCGAAAAACGGGAACCCCTGCCGGCATTCACCGGAGGAACCACCTATTTTCTCAATACATATCCCCGGGTACCGCTCACCCTCTTTTCCCGCATGCTCATACGGGGTGATGTGCTGCACGACCTGCTCACGGAGCAGATACCGGCACGCATGATCAGCCTTGACGAACTGGTCGGGCTGCGTGCCTGCCTCAAGGGTGGCGTGGCATATGAACCCACGCTTGTGTGCGACCACCGCAACTATCCGGGCGGCTATTCGCGCACGGTGGATACTGAAGTACTGCTCGCCGACGCCGCCTATGTGACCAATCCCCACGAATGCGCCCTGCGCATGGGGCTGGCACCGCGCCCTGTTCTGGACAAGTGGCACGCAACCATGGTGCGCAAATATGCGCGCGGCGTGATCACCAAGTACCTGCAGGTTCAGGACCATGCGGGCCTTTTCACCTTTCTCGCGCGCCTGCGTGAACGCTTCGGCCTGCTCGCCATCGGCTCTGCCGCATCCCCGCGACTCATTGCCAGATTCTTCAAGAATCTTTTCAGATAG
- a CDS encoding glycosyltransferase, with amino-acid sequence MSKPVLFRVTNNLNIGGVQRRMRSVLPLLTDDFDVHVVTYKDKGVFWDELPELGVQTHFVKLKGKWDLGGIRRMSQLFREYRADIVHTHSLGGNISGILAAAMAGVPVRIGQVHSRGLHWYAKRPLHRWKQKVEESIIHKLFTDKVVHVSQESLEFYAQQTGLPADKLAVLHNGVDFNAMLPDIDPRALKESLGIAPDKICIGFLGRLEKGKGVEFCMRFARTLLSQSDKFAFVIVGGAPEDKLEAMRKEASSWGDGKSVCFTGERKDVANFYNMFNLFMFLSEAQWEGMPGVVLEACSFGLPVLARETRPVREIAGYYPRITFMEDTADPLTITEQALRLPPVDQHGFRSRFSVQAMAERTKELYLSMLNR; translated from the coding sequence ATGTCCAAGCCCGTTCTCTTTCGCGTGACCAACAACCTGAACATAGGCGGAGTCCAGCGCCGCATGCGCTCTGTGCTGCCACTTCTGACCGACGATTTTGATGTGCACGTGGTCACCTACAAAGACAAGGGCGTTTTCTGGGATGAGCTGCCGGAACTGGGCGTGCAGACCCATTTCGTCAAGCTGAAGGGCAAGTGGGACCTCGGCGGCATACGCCGCATGAGCCAGCTTTTCAGGGAATACCGGGCCGACATAGTGCACACCCATTCCCTTGGCGGCAACATTTCGGGCATTCTGGCCGCTGCCATGGCCGGTGTGCCGGTGCGCATAGGTCAGGTGCACAGCCGTGGCCTGCACTGGTATGCCAAAAGACCGCTGCACCGGTGGAAGCAGAAGGTGGAGGAGAGCATCATCCACAAGCTGTTCACGGACAAGGTGGTGCATGTTTCACAGGAATCGCTGGAGTTCTACGCACAGCAGACCGGACTGCCCGCAGACAAGCTTGCGGTGCTGCACAACGGTGTGGACTTCAACGCCATGCTGCCGGATATTGACCCCAGAGCCCTCAAGGAATCCCTCGGCATTGCGCCGGACAAGATCTGCATCGGCTTTCTCGGCAGACTGGAAAAAGGCAAGGGGGTGGAGTTCTGCATGCGTTTTGCCCGCACCCTGCTCTCGCAATCCGATAAGTTCGCCTTTGTCATCGTGGGCGGCGCCCCCGAAGACAAACTGGAAGCCATGCGCAAGGAAGCCTCGTCTTGGGGCGACGGAAAAAGCGTCTGCTTCACGGGTGAACGAAAAGACGTTGCCAATTTCTACAACATGTTCAACCTCTTCATGTTCCTGTCCGAAGCCCAGTGGGAAGGCATGCCCGGTGTCGTGCTGGAAGCCTGCTCCTTCGGCCTGCCGGTGCTGGCGCGCGAAACCAGACCGGTACGTGAAATTGCCGGCTACTATCCCCGCATCACGTTCATGGAAGACACAGCCGACCCGCTGACCATAACCGAACAGGCCCTGCGCCTGCCTCCTGTCGACCAGCACGGATTCCGCAGCCGTTTCAGCGTGCAGGCCATGGCCGAGCGAACTAAAGAGCTATATCTCTCCATGCTGAACAGATAG